A region of the Hirundo rustica isolate bHirRus1 chromosome 5, bHirRus1.pri.v3, whole genome shotgun sequence genome:
CCGTGATCATTGATGCTACATTTGTCTACATCACAAGCAAAAGTAGTTAACttgcaaaaaatatatatgttaattgaataagtaaaaataaaagccctGACTTTGAAgctaataaaaacataaaagacaAAGTGTTTCTAAGTTGCAGAATCCGTGAAGTTACAACCTAGGCTTGCAAATACTGTTTGGGATTTGGTGTCCAAAGCAAAGCACAAAGTACAATATGCAACAAGACATTTTTGTCACCCCTTGTCCAGGACCAAAACCCTGCTGTGCGTGCTCTGTATTAACGCCTGTTAAATATCCCTTCAAGGCACATGGCCACAGTTCTGGGATTGAACCTGCTGCCATGGATTTGAGTGCCCCCCTGTCTCCCACACCTTTCTGGGCATCAGAGAGCCCTTAGGCAGCAGTGAAGGCAGTGGCAGGAATCCATTTCTGTGGAACAGTGTTCTGGAATGCCCGTGCTGAAAACACCAAGTAAAGAAGACTGATGTGCAGCAGCCAGTGAGCTGCACCACCAAGAACACTGGACTGAGGTGAGACCCATCTACGTTGGAAGCTGTGCAGGCTACAAAACCCCATCCCCGCTAGCACAGGTCATTTTCATCAATCTCTGTGGGGCTTTTGCCTTGGGAAAGAacaaaggaagaagaggtgCCATTCTCGGGTATAggctgcagggatggcaggCACTTTTCCTGCAAGATCGGTGCTTCAGCCAGGTGCAAGTGAGTCTCAAAATAATCCACAGCCTCCCCCTCTTGAATCTCTGCAAGGATCTGGTAGTCCCCGAAACAGATGATGCACTTCCAAGGCAGGTCGATTTTGTTTAAGTAACCCAGCTCAGTTTGGTTGACagtcagttttgttttcttgctcaAGTTCTTTATCTCAAAACCATATTCCGAGGTGTGGAGCTTCCTGTAGAACTGCAGGGAGAACTGGATCCGCGAGACGCGAGTGTCCATCAGGTTGTAGCGGCAGACGCTGGAATCGCGGCCGAACTTGGCCGCGTCGTCCGCCCTGACCTGCTCACGCTTGCAGAAGTTCAGGCAGCGGAACATCATCTTCTCATCCTGGCCAGGGTGGTAAAAGGTCAGGTGGAGGCACGtcactgtttcttctgtttcggCTTCCTCGAAAGAGGTCATGATGAGAAGGGTCGTCAGGACGAGAAAATGGTAAAATCACGGCATGGAATCGCTGCAGAACCGAACAAATTGCTTTCAGTGCGGCATTAAAAtacctcctgtgctgctctagGCTGACTGTGCAGAACTTCCAGACAGCTGGCTGACAATAAATATGATGAAAGCAGAGGAGCGGGAGCTCAGAAGCCACGACTGACCATCGCTGCCAACAAGCCCCTCACGAGGATCTCACAGGCAGGTTTATCTTTGCAAAGAAACGTGTCATTTAGCAGTGAGATTTACTTGATAGACTTAAAATGGAGTTAAACACTGCTGCCTGGGCCTGTGCGCTCTGCTCTCAGTGTGTCCTGTGACCGGAAGGCATCAAATGACTTTTACCAACAGTCTGTCTGTAGGCAGTGGTAATTCAAGTATGTATAAAGCACTCCTTTGGATCTCGGGTCCGAACTGACCTCTCGCACGGAAAACGTGTTTAGAAGTGACTGCTGTGACAGCACAAAAACTGAATGCAAAAGCTGGCCTACCCATGAGACATAGAAAAGGAATTGTCACCACCTCTAGCTATTTCCCCATTGTCTGTTggaaaatcccagctctctcctgctgcagaagtGCTAAAAAAATGACTTTTCTTGGGTTTGGTTGTCTTTTTAAGTTCTCCACATGCAGCACAGAGACCACATACTTATGAATTAAATTCTGTTCCAAAGCCTGAGTGACTGCACTGCATCCTAATAAAACCCGAGACAGCTCAGGAAAGGCTGTCATCTGGTTCTCTCAATGCAAGGCCAGTGTCTTCCCACACTAAAGCTGAGTCTTGAAAAGAAAAGTCTTGCTATTTGAAGTAGAAACCAGCAAGTGAGTTCCCAGTTACTCACCAGAGAAACATGTGAGTAGCCATTTAACTGGTACCACACAGCGCAGATGTTTCTACATCCAGATTGCAGTAAGTTCCCAACGTGTCTTGCACAGAtctggagctcagcagctccaTTCAGAGCTTTAGGAGTAGGTGAATCATCACTGCAATTAAGTGACGATTGTGTTTTGTGATGATGGAGTTGACTTGTGTTTTTTACACACTGCACACAAACACCGAGCATAGTGAATGGTGGTGCATCGGTGCATCATTTTCTGCGTGAAACCTCAAAACGGCTTCCTTTGCACCTTTAACACAAACCCGGCCACAGTTCTGACACAGTAGCTCAGCAACTTTGGCTTTGTTACTGAGGTAGGCTGCAACAGCACAGATGATGAGTGAAACAGAGAATTTCCAGCAGAGCTCACTTTAAAACAAGCTAGGAAATATCATCTGCGCACTTGGCAGGAATACAGACACCCTGGTAGCAGGTTATTCCTTTGCCATCTGTGAGACGAGCTGTGGTGGCACCATTATCaatccctcctccctgcagatTCCCCGGCTCTGTGAGCCAGGAGGGACTGTCCTCGTGTCCAGTTCTGCCCTTCCTTGTCTTGCACCAGTAAGGGGATATTACATGAGGTCAGCTTCGGTGAAGGGGAAAACCCCCGCGCACTTTCACTCTGCAGTTCAGCCCACAGAGACACTTCTGTGCCTCCTGACTTTAGCTCCCATTAGTGAGTTTTACAAATGGCTACATTAATTAAGAAAGAACAGCCACCCATCGCTTCGGCAGCACCCAGTGATCAACCCTGACCTCGGCAGCTCCCACAGACCCCGCTTCAGATCCACGATCGCCTCAGGCATCCCCCGCACGGCTGCCCAGTCCTGCCTTAAAGGTTCGTCGAGGCTGAACATACCGAATATTCCTTCACGTAAATGCTAAAGGAGTTTCTACTTACTAGAGTGTATTGGCCAGGAGAAAGCTTTCTGCAGATTCCTCCCGCAGCTCTGAGGCAGCCACTGCCCTGCTGTTGTCCGTCCCCTCGCTGGAGTCAAATCCCACCTCGTCCTCTCCTACGGGAAAGCGAGTGTCATTATCCCCACTTCCAGAGGCAGGAGAACAACGCGGAGCCCTAAGGGAATGGGCTCCGGCCCCGGCTCCCGGAGCAGTCTCGGTGCCACCTCCCCACCCCATAGCACGGCCAGCCCGGGATCTCCCGACCGAACCCGCCGCTTCCACGGGAACTGCCCGGCGACATCCCGGTGTGCCCGCTCATCTGTCctgcccccttccctcccctcacgtccgcccggcccggccgcctcCCCACCTGCCGGGAGCGGGGCTCCGGCGCCTGCCGAGGGCTCCAGCCGCTCCTCTCTCGGTAATTCCTCCGGGAGCCCGGCGGGAAACGCTGAGGGGGGAGGAGGTGAAGCGGGAGGCGGGAGGAGCTGAGACGGGCGGTGCTGGGGCGGGAGACGCTGAGGGCACCGCGGGGCCGGAAGtagaatttcttaaaaaaaaaaataaattaaaaagggggggggggggggagaagaagaaaaaaatagttaaattcTTTCTTACATAGAGTTATATGAATAACTCTGAAGGAGTAGCCACAGGTCTGTCCGGGCTTACGGAGCCATCTGAACCTGTGTTCAGAGCCGTGTCAGGGATCACAAGTTCGCGGGCTCAGCTGTCAGACAGAATGATTTCGGTCTTACCCCCAAATGGACGCTTTGAGGGGTAAAACACTTTGGTAAGTGGCGCATTACCAGCACAGCGATTCGCCTGATGATGTTCTTaaattgattattttaaaatatgtggtTGTTTGCTTTAAGCGACCGCAGTTCAGGTTCATTGCACCGCGTTGGGGAAATGACCTAAAATCTTTC
Encoded here:
- the TIFA gene encoding TRAF-interacting protein with FHA domain-containing protein A produces the protein MTSFEEAETEETVTCLHLTFYHPGQDEKMMFRCLNFCKREQVRADDAAKFGRDSSVCRYNLMDTRVSRIQFSLQFYRKLHTSEYGFEIKNLSKKTKLTVNQTELGYLNKIDLPWKCIICFGDYQILAEIQEGEAVDYFETHLHLAEAPILQEKCLPSLQPIPENGTSSSFVLSQGKSPTEIDENDLC